Proteins encoded by one window of Bacteroidales bacterium:
- a CDS encoding gliding motility-associated C-terminal domain-containing protein translates to MHQIFKYIISIIVVLLITINAFATHNRAGEITYEHISGNTYKITLITYTYTPSQANESRDVLTMQWGDDTSSDIQRISIEYLPEDIQKNTYTGTHTFPGVGTYVIVMSDPNRNEGIINIPESVTVVFTIRTILKIDPNIGYNNTPVMLNPPIDKAALNQIFIHNPNAYDPDGDSISYKLTVCLGDNGVPIPGYTYPIASNELYVDPITGDFVWNTPVQIGEYNVAIEIEEWRNGIKIGSIIRDMQIEVEETDNLPPVIQDLPDFCITAGDNINFNVIASDPDNDDIILSASGGPFEFTNSPATFPEITGSSPVTGTFNWNTICEHIRKQPYNVLFRAKDLNPEVGLTDYETANIEVVAPAPQNLIVSPESNSVLLTWDNYTCTNATGFRIYRKHSSFPYIPANCETGIPAASGYSLIAFVAGSNIISFNDNNNGIGLPQGYEYCYRITAFFEDGAESYVSNEACTELIKAAPIITETSVSYTHNQDGSIHITWMQPTEFDTGAFPGPYKYVLESNNTQIWENFSNPVEILGITDTSYIDTIINTKDFAKSYKVTLFSQNVSNWEQVGSPSYSSSLFLEGTPGDRRMTININDNTPWTNKEYVIYRKKSDNECNTNSLTYDSITTVSSAQYTDYNLKNDSSYWYLVKSIGEYDLSFIPKPLINYSQEICLTPQDTTPPCPVSLILESDCDLFQNYLTWAVDLSCSQDIDNFLIFYSDSIDSPFQLIDTVKDNTVRNYIHSPENSLGACYVVSAQDSAGNYIEPDKLIRICIDNCNYYELPNMFSPNADGINDLFIPYPYKFVEKIDMTIYNRWGSPVFETEDPDINWNGIDFKTKKPVSDGVYYYVCDVYEKRLSGIVVRNLAGFIRIFGNTGNTSKE, encoded by the coding sequence ATGCATCAAATTTTTAAATATATAATCTCAATTATTGTAGTGTTGCTAATAACAATTAATGCTTTTGCAACACACAACAGAGCAGGTGAAATTACTTATGAGCATATTTCAGGCAATACATATAAAATAACACTTATTACATATACCTACACTCCGAGCCAAGCAAACGAATCTCGTGATGTATTAACAATGCAGTGGGGAGATGATACATCTTCAGATATACAAAGGATTTCGATAGAATATTTACCCGAAGACATCCAAAAAAACACTTATACAGGCACACATACTTTCCCGGGTGTGGGCACTTATGTAATCGTTATGTCAGACCCTAACAGAAATGAAGGAATAATTAATATCCCGGAATCTGTTACTGTTGTTTTTACAATAAGAACAATTTTAAAAATAGACCCCAATATCGGATATAACAACACACCGGTAATGTTAAATCCTCCTATTGACAAGGCAGCTCTTAATCAAATCTTTATACATAACCCGAATGCTTATGACCCCGACGGAGACAGCATATCTTATAAATTAACAGTTTGCCTCGGAGATAACGGTGTCCCTATTCCGGGTTATACATATCCTATTGCGAGCAATGAATTATATGTTGACCCGATTACGGGAGATTTTGTTTGGAATACTCCCGTTCAGATAGGCGAATATAATGTTGCAATAGAAATTGAAGAATGGAGAAACGGAATAAAAATAGGGAGTATAATCAGAGATATGCAAATTGAAGTTGAAGAAACTGATAACCTGCCTCCCGTTATTCAAGATTTACCTGATTTTTGCATAACTGCCGGGGATAATATTAATTTCAATGTTATTGCTTCCGACCCCGATAATGATGACATTATACTTTCGGCATCAGGCGGTCCGTTTGAATTTACAAACAGCCCGGCAACTTTTCCCGAGATTACCGGCTCAAGCCCTGTTACAGGAACATTTAACTGGAATACAATATGTGAGCATATCAGGAAACAACCTTATAATGTTCTTTTCAGAGCAAAAGATTTAAATCCGGAAGTCGGTTTAACAGATTATGAAACCGCAAACATTGAAGTTGTTGCTCCTGCACCTCAAAATTTAATTGTTTCGCCTGAAAGTAACTCCGTTTTATTAACATGGGATAATTATACCTGTACTAATGCAACAGGATTCCGCATATACCGAAAACACAGCAGTTTCCCATATATACCGGCAAATTGCGAAACCGGTATTCCCGCAGCTTCCGGCTACTCTTTAATCGCCTTCGTTGCGGGTTCAAATATTATAAGTTTTAACGATAATAACAACGGAATCGGTTTACCGCAAGGTTATGAATATTGTTACAGAATTACAGCTTTTTTTGAAGACGGGGCAGAAAGTTATGTGTCAAATGAAGCTTGCACCGAACTAATAAAAGCAGCTCCGATTATCACAGAGACAAGTGTTTCATACACTCATAATCAAGACGGCAGCATTCATATCACTTGGATGCAACCTACTGAATTTGATACGGGTGCTTTCCCGGGACCTTACAAATATGTTCTGGAATCTAACAACACACAAATTTGGGAAAATTTCTCAAACCCTGTTGAAATTCTCGGAATTACGGATACAAGTTATATTGATACAATTATTAACACAAAGGATTTTGCAAAATCATATAAAGTTACCCTGTTCAGCCAAAACGTAAGTAATTGGGAACAAGTCGGAAGTCCTTCATACAGTTCATCACTATTTTTAGAAGGAACTCCCGGCGACAGAAGAATGACAATAAATATTAACGACAATACTCCTTGGACAAATAAAGAATATGTAATTTACAGAAAAAAGTCTGATAATGAGTGCAATACAAATTCACTAACTTATGATTCAATTACAACCGTATCATCTGCACAATACACAGATTACAACTTAAAAAATGATTCAAGCTATTGGTATCTTGTAAAAAGCATAGGAGAATACGATTTAAGTTTTATACCGAAACCTCTGATAAACTATTCACAAGAAATTTGCCTGACACCGCAAGATACAACCCCGCCTTGTCCGGTTAGTCTGATTCTTGAATCTGATTGTGATTTATTTCAAAATTATTTAACTTGGGCTGTTGATTTAAGTTGTTCGCAAGATATTGACAATTTTCTAATTTTCTATTCTGATTCAATTGACAGTCCTTTTCAATTAATAGATACCGTAAAAGATAATACCGTAAGAAATTATATTCATTCTCCGGAAAATTCATTAGGAGCTTGCTATGTTGTTTCGGCACAAGACTCAGCAGGAAACTACATTGAACCTGACAAACTTATAAGAATTTGCATTGACAATTGTAATTATTATGAACTGCCTAATATGTTTTCACCAAATGCCGACGGAATAAATGATTTATTCATTCCGTATCCTTATAAATTTGTTGAAAAAATTGATATGACTATTTATAACCGTTGGGGAAGTCCGGTTTTTGAAACAGAAGACCCTGATATAAATTGGAACGGAATTGATTTTAAGACCAAAAAACCGGTTTCTGACGGAGTGTATTACTATGTTTGTGATGTTTATGAAAAAAGATTATCAGGAATTGTCGTTCGTAATCTTGCGGGTTTTATAAGAATATTCGGTAATACAGGCAATACAAGTAAAGAATAA
- a CDS encoding O-antigen ligase family protein produces the protein MIFQKPVKYYIKYSAVFFALAVSFWIPMYRWVLSYFIGGWILFSIINAFFSAKKKFKYNSENIFFLIIQLLLFTLIIISYFTSENKEKAGNDIVQKMSLLIFPVLFFFSGNPHKKYKEVFLKLFVISALFVSVLSLVVAFYNSADITEGKLLFDASVLGKKGFTESITHGGNYFFYSNLSVFHHPAYFSMYIVFSVSILFYFKDNSIWFNRSNHKILYHISILFLLLTVFLLSSRAGILSAVLLIAFRIIFVSYRSRKYLLLAGYSIVFIISVFYVSKHERVASSINDVKYLLHENVSQTKPPARVGLWKTAIKVTKDNFWLGAGIGDIKKVFSEEYKKYDFAEPDKIGYNAHNQFLDTFMTIGVFAFILLTGIFVAGFIRAFRKRQLLFIIFLSLTFFNFLFESMFNTIAGVVFFFYFFNYFVFIYNTEKEKTTNTIIS, from the coding sequence TTATTTTATAGGAGGATGGATTTTGTTCAGTATAATAAATGCTTTTTTTTCGGCAAAAAAGAAGTTTAAATATAATAGTGAAAATATATTTTTTCTTATCATTCAACTTCTATTGTTTACATTAATCATTATAAGTTATTTTACAAGTGAAAATAAAGAAAAAGCCGGTAATGATATTGTTCAGAAGATGTCTTTATTAATATTTCCTGTATTGTTCTTTTTTTCGGGTAATCCTCATAAAAAGTATAAAGAAGTATTTTTAAAGTTATTTGTTATTTCTGCTTTGTTTGTTTCTGTTTTGTCTTTGGTTGTTGCATTTTATAATTCGGCAGATATAACAGAAGGGAAATTATTATTTGACGCATCCGTTCTCGGTAAAAAAGGATTTACGGAATCAATAACTCACGGCGGTAATTATTTCTTTTATTCTAATTTGTCAGTGTTTCATCATCCGGCATATTTCAGTATGTATATTGTTTTTTCTGTTTCAATATTATTTTATTTTAAAGATAATTCGATATGGTTTAATCGTTCAAATCATAAAATATTATATCATATATCAATTCTTTTTTTGTTATTAACGGTTTTTCTTTTGTCGTCAAGAGCAGGTATTCTTTCGGCAGTTTTGTTAATAGCTTTCAGAATTATTTTTGTAAGTTACAGAAGCAGGAAATATTTATTATTGGCAGGTTATAGTATTGTATTTATTATATCTGTTTTTTATGTGTCAAAGCATGAAAGGGTAGCATCTTCGATTAATGATGTTAAGTATTTATTGCACGAAAATGTATCACAGACAAAGCCTCCGGCAAGAGTAGGTTTATGGAAAACAGCAATAAAAGTTACAAAAGATAATTTTTGGCTTGGAGCAGGAATCGGTGATATAAAAAAAGTGTTTTCGGAAGAATATAAAAAATATGATTTTGCCGAACCTGACAAAATAGGCTATAATGCTCATAACCAGTTTTTAGATACTTTTATGACCATTGGCGTTTTTGCTTTTATATTATTAACAGGCATTTTTGTTGCCGGATTTATCAGAGCTTTTAGGAAAAGACAGTTACTTTTTATTATATTTTTAAGCTTGACTTTTTTTAACTTCTTATTTGAATCAATGTTTAATACAATAGCCGGAGTTGTATTTTTCTTTTATTTCTTTAATTATTTTGTTTTTATTTATAATACAGAGAAAGAAAAAACAACAAATACTATTATTTCTTGA
- a CDS encoding tetratricopeptide repeat protein, with translation MKKQLIISILLLLLFSVSYSQESNIDLYKEVKSDIYYKRFEDAKTKLNNLIKENNRDQTAYMLLGETFFKQNKYTEAANQYKKAMKLNNKIASYKIAECYALLNSEVSAVEYLKLYLKTNSKILQSEIKLNPAFSNIENSKSWINLWKGEHYTNYEKRLDEAKYLISKEKYTEAFDITDYLLHKNKRRHKALAMRGDIFIHKGEYKNAAKEYSLASEIKKKSYQYNKKAALAYFTIKKYNKAINYCNLAIKNNPLETDILLLKTKIEINTKKYDEAQNTINQFLKYYPDNAEALNLAGAILYNKRKYIEALEKFNLCLKNNTPKAEYFIGRADTYMAVSMYENAVSDYSMALDLNPKLPEVYYKKGIANLKAFNNEDACADFHKATELGYYKASDYIVKYCK, from the coding sequence ATGAAAAAACAACTCATTATATCAATTCTTCTGCTGTTATTATTTAGTGTTTCTTATTCTCAAGAAAGTAATATCGATTTATACAAAGAAGTAAAATCTGACATTTATTATAAAAGATTTGAAGACGCAAAAACTAAACTGAATAATCTTATTAAAGAAAACAACCGAGACCAAACAGCATATATGTTACTCGGAGAAACTTTTTTCAAACAAAATAAATATACAGAAGCAGCAAACCAATATAAAAAAGCAATGAAGTTAAACAACAAAATTGCTTCTTATAAAATTGCCGAATGTTATGCATTGCTGAACAGTGAAGTTTCAGCAGTTGAATATTTAAAATTATATTTAAAAACTAATAGCAAAATTCTGCAATCTGAAATTAAACTTAATCCGGCATTTTCAAATATCGAAAATTCAAAATCATGGATTAATTTATGGAAAGGGGAACACTATACTAACTATGAAAAAAGATTAGATGAAGCAAAATATTTGATTTCTAAAGAAAAATATACAGAAGCATTTGATATTACAGATTATCTTTTACATAAAAATAAAAGAAGACATAAAGCACTTGCAATGAGAGGCGATATTTTTATTCATAAGGGTGAATATAAAAATGCTGCAAAAGAATACAGTTTAGCTTCTGAAATAAAAAAGAAAAGTTATCAATATAATAAGAAAGCAGCTCTTGCATATTTTACAATAAAAAAATACAACAAAGCTATAAACTACTGCAATCTTGCAATTAAAAATAATCCTCTTGAAACTGACATTTTATTATTAAAAACAAAAATTGAAATCAATACAAAAAAATACGATGAAGCACAAAATACAATAAACCAATTTTTAAAATATTATCCCGATAATGCCGAAGCATTAAATCTTGCAGGAGCAATCTTATATAATAAACGAAAATATATTGAAGCCTTAGAAAAATTCAACTTATGTTTAAAAAATAATACACCGAAAGCAGAATATTTTATTGGCAGAGCAGATACTTATATGGCAGTTTCAATGTATGAGAACGCAGTATCAGATTATTCAATGGCATTGGATTTAAACCCGAAACTTCCCGAAGTTTATTACAAAAAAGGAATTGCAAACCTTAAAGCTTTTAATAATGAAGATGCATGTGCAGATTTTCATAAAGCAACAGAGTTGGGATATTATAAAGCTAGTGATTATATTGTGAAATATTGCAAATAA